From one Gossypium hirsutum isolate 1008001.06 chromosome D08, Gossypium_hirsutum_v2.1, whole genome shotgun sequence genomic stretch:
- the LOC121220318 gene encoding ELKS/Rab6-interacting/CAST family member 1-like, with the protein MTPEYISWLGRRVNDNIPVPGQGDSQLVEKHVRMVPSELEIIKQDFERRNSELEKKLGQMEEEKMSLKLDVDVQKLETEGLRKEKRKVEEDLNSLKMDYKRLRMSMKTAGLGKTSEQWCQEVQEEKVKADRWEKRFQEAQKQNKSFERSLFESQNEKDELKARVAELEAILQDYEAKIEHLEANEDHQNEQLHYLQDQVARRDHIMGEAVVQIEGVAEHLQTLAVQADVLSVKYESESDQGQKLASLLREIKVLINLETNQPTRHRYGTRAKTKDTDQRLEKLEQYQKEMQDRLQLQMQERLDKMKQEMSKKMRESQEDIVAK; encoded by the exons ATGACTCCTGAATATATCAGTTGGCTGGGTAGGAGGGTCAATGATAATATACCTGTACCAGGTCAAGGAGACAGCCAATTAGTAGAAAAGCATGTACGTATGGTCCCTTCTGAGCTAGAAATtataaaacaagattttgaaagaagaaacTCTGAGCTTGAGAAGAAGCTAGGGCAAATGGAAGAGGAAAAGATGAGTCTGAAGTTGGACGTGGATGTTCAGAAGCTGGAAACCGAAGGCCTGAGGAAAGAAAAGCGCAAAGTTGAGGAGGATTTGAATAGCTTGAAGATGGATTATAAGAGGCTACGTATGTCAATGAAAACTGCTGGATTGGGAAAAACCTCAGAGCAGTGGTGTCAAGAAGTTCAAGAAGAAAAGGTCAAGGCTGATAGGTGGGAAAAGAGATTTCAAGAGGCTCAAAAGCAAAATAAGTCCTTTGAGAGGAGTTTGTTCGAAAGCCAGAACGAAAAGGATGAATTAAAAGCTAGGGTGGCTGAACTGGAGGCAATATTACAAGACTATGAAGCCAAAATTGAACATCTGGAAGCAAATGAAGATCATCAAAATGAACAGCTTCACTATCTCCAGGATCAAGTTGCAAGAAGGGATCACATCATGGGAGAAGCTGTGGTTCAGATTGAAGGGGTAGCTGAGCACTTGCAGACTTTGGCAGTACAAGCTGATGTACTAAGTGTGAAGTATGAATCGGAATCAGATCAGGGGCAGAAGTTGGCATCATTACTTAGGGAGATTAAAGTTCTAA ttaacctggaaaccaaccaaccaacccgACACCGATACGGCACTCGAGCAAAGACAAAAGATACGGATCAGAGATTAGAAAAGCTCGAACAGTACCAGAAGGAGATGCAAGACCGGCTTCAGCTACAAATGCAGGAGCGGTTAGACAAGATGAAACAAGAGATGTCTAAGAAGATGCGGGAATCTCAAGAGGATATAGTGGCAAAGTAA
- the LOC121220319 gene encoding uncharacterized protein, with protein MIENAIRSGKIDTEESNRRSASKRKENEVNNTSMYSKAYSKSVTVSQPRKVAANQQSSSRHEPLQPLYPKWYDANAQCDYHARIIGHSIENCTTFKKLVERLIGMGVVKFDDSTKVENPLPNHTEGGVNMVGEDRRIKTDIADVKTPLRWVWKERVKKGLIVSEESCEKRENYCEFHHEVGHEIQECTGFRALIQGMMDNREVEFCEGVQEESHDNRRVPWNYDCNVTILGKEDVINKEEQDEGRHHGQMEARVEPIREETSVEKKKNVVEPEFLVNEPIKEEEAREFLKFIKHSEYSVVEQLHKQPARISVLALLLNSEGHRNALLKVLNETYVADDISINKLDRLVGNISADNFISFSDDEIPPGGTGSTRALHITARCKGCILPGVLVDNGSALNVLPLSTLNRLPVDSSHMKSCQNVVRAFDGTERRVMGRIDIPLLIGPTIYEVDFLFMDIKPSYSCLLGRPWIHSAGVVPSSLHQKLKLVSEGRVVTIDAEEDIIASVTNDAPYLETSDDAIECSFRSLEFVNTTFIREGNKIPMPRISRTTGMGLQLTVGKGALPRRGLGKYLQGRVEDPMLKDKQDRFGLGCKPDFKQMRMEQEKKQMRRRACLTGDEVEWEPMTFPHLSKTFVSGGFVYQGMLGVRSINTELGSIHAVYEEATRGRTLPDIRPYESERELNNWTAEEIPVVFRISSE; from the exons atgattgagaatgccatcaGGAGTGGGAAGATCGATACTGAAGAGAGTAACAGAAGATCAGCTTCGAAGAGGAAGGAAAACgaggtgaacaacacgagcaTGTACAGTAAAGCTTACTCGAAGTCAGTAACAGTGAGTCAGCCAAGGAAGGTGGCTGCCAACCAGCAAAGCTCATCGAGACATGAG CCCTTGCAACCCctgtatcccaaatggtatgatgcgaatgcaCAATGCGACTATCATGCGAGAATAATAGGGCATTCCATAGAGAACTGTACGACCTTTAAGAAGTTGGTTGAAAGGCTCATTGGTATGGGTGTCGTTAAATTTGATGACTCGACCAAGGTAGAAAACCCATTACCGAATCACACTGAGGGTGGGGTAAATATGGTGGGTGAAGACAGAAGAATCAAGACAGACATTGCGGATGTAAAAACTCCTTTGAGATGGGTCTGGAAGGAGAGGGTGAAAAAGGGACTAATCGTCTCAGAAGAAAGTTGTGAAAAGAGGgagaactactgtgagttccaccaTGAAGTGGGGCATGAAATCCAGGAGTGTACGGGGTTCAGAGCCCTGATACAAGGTATGATGGATAATAGGGAGGTGGAATTCTGTGAAGGAGTTCAAGAGGAGAGTCAT GATAACAGgagggttccttggaattacgattGTAATGTGACAATCCTAGGGAAGGAGGATGTAATCAATAAAGAGGAACAGGATGAAGGAAGGCACCACGGACAGATGGAAGCACGAGTAGAGCCAATAAGAGAAGAAACTTCAGTTGAAAAGAAGAAGAATGTGGTTGAACCCGAATTTTTGGTCAATGAACCAATCAAAGAAGAGGAAGCTAGAGAGTTCTTGAAGTTCataaagcatagcgagtatagtgttGTGGAACAGCTGCACAAACAACCAGCCCGCATATCTGTGCTAGCTTTACTCCTAAACTCGGAGGGACATCGGAATGCACTACTGaaggtgctaaatgaaacttatgtggcCGACGATATCTCTATTAACAAGTTGGATCGACTGGTCGGCAATATAAGCGCGGATAACTTCATTTCTTTCAGCGATGACGAAATACCACCTGGGGGTACGGGATCTACTAGAGCTTTACACATCACTGCAAGGTGTAAAGGGTGTATATTACCGGGGGTTTTGGTAGACAATGGATCGGCATTAAATGTATTGCCCCTATCCACACTCaacaggctacctgtggatagttcgCATATGAAGTCGTGTCAGAACGTGGTTCGAGCATTCGATGGTACTGAGAGGAGGGTTATGGGAAGAATTGACATTCCCTTGTTAATTGGCCCAACTATTTATGAGGTGGACTTCTTATTTatggacatcaagccttcttaCAGTTGCCTATTAGGAAGGCCATGGATTCATTCAGCAGGTGTGGTACCGTCATCGTTACATCAAAAACTGAAGCTGGTGTCAGAAGGCAGGGTTGTGACGATAGATGCTGAAGAAGATATCATTGCATCTGTGACCAACGATGCGCCTTATCTAGAAACGAGCGATGATGCAATCGAATGCTCTTTCCGTTCCTTGGAGTTTGTAAATACAACATTCATCCGTGAGGGGAACAAGATCCCGATGCCGAGAATATCAAGGACCACAGGGATGGGTCTGCAATTGACAGTTGGAAAGGGAGCTTTGCCGAGAAGAGGATTGGGAAAGTATCTTCAGGGCCGAGTTGAGGATCCAATGTTGAAAGACAAGCAGGACCGTTTTGGCTTAGGTTGCAAGCCAGATTTTAAGCAAATGAGGATGGAGCAAGAGAAGAAACAAATGAGGAGAAGGGCTTGTTTGACAGGGGATGAAGTTGAATGGGAACCCATGACCTTTCCTCACCTATCTAAGACTTTTGTATCGGGAGGATTTGTCTATCAAGGAATGCTAGGGGTCAGAAGTATTAACACGGAGCTAGGGAGTATTCATGCCGTGTATGAAGAAGCGACGCGAGGAAGAACTTTGCCAGATATTCGTCCTTACGAGTCGGAAAGGGAGCTAaacaactggactgcagaagaaataccTGTAGTTTTTAGGATTTCCTCAGAGTAA